In the genome of cyanobacterium endosymbiont of Braarudosphaera bigelowii, one region contains:
- the guaA gene encoding glutamine-hydrolyzing GMP synthase gives MTTQIPFITNDSETSPANVSSDCFNRNHQMIVILDFGSQYSELIARRIRETHVYSEVISYQTDIKKIYELNPKGIILSGGPSSVYSDFSPQCDKKIWDLGIPILGICYGMQLMVQQLGGQVEKAEYGEYGKALLKIDDPTDLFTNLEDSSTMWMSHGDSSTKLPEGFSILAHTDNTPCAAIANHDKKLFGVQFHPEVVHSVGGVVIIRNFVYHICGCEPTWTTKAFVDETINDIRKKVKDKKVLLALSGGVDSSTLAFLLHQAIGSNLTCMFIDQGFMRKEEPERLVDIFSKQFHIPVEYVNARERFIKKLEGIVDPEKKRHLIGHEFIQVFEEESQRLGPFDYLAQGTLYPDVIESADINATPNAGERVAVKIKSHHNVGGLPKNLRFKLVEPLRKLFKDEVRKVGQSIGLPEEIVRRHPFPGPGLAIRIIGEVTRERLNILRDADYIVRDEISKQGAYHDFWQAFAVLLPIRSVGVMGDKRTYSHPIVLRLITSEDGMTADWARVPYELLEVISNRIVNEVREVNRVVYDITSKPPGTIEWE, from the coding sequence GTGACTACTCAAATTCCTTTTATTACCAACGACTCAGAAACTTCTCCAGCAAATGTTTCGAGTGACTGCTTTAATCGTAATCATCAAATGATAGTAATTCTTGATTTTGGTTCTCAATATTCAGAATTAATCGCACGTCGGATTCGAGAGACACACGTTTACTCTGAGGTTATATCCTATCAAACTGATATAAAAAAAATATACGAACTTAATCCGAAAGGAATTATCCTTTCAGGAGGGCCTAGTTCAGTTTATAGCGATTTTTCTCCACAATGTGATAAAAAAATATGGGACCTCGGCATTCCTATCCTAGGTATTTGTTATGGGATGCAGCTGATGGTACAACAGCTTGGAGGACAGGTTGAAAAAGCAGAGTATGGAGAATATGGCAAGGCATTGTTAAAAATAGATGATCCGACAGATCTATTTACTAACTTGGAGGATAGTTCTACTATGTGGATGAGTCATGGAGATTCATCCACCAAACTACCTGAGGGATTTTCTATCCTAGCCCATACAGATAACACACCATGTGCTGCTATTGCTAATCATGATAAAAAACTTTTTGGGGTCCAGTTCCACCCAGAAGTTGTTCATTCTGTAGGAGGAGTTGTAATTATACGTAATTTTGTTTATCACATTTGTGGATGTGAGCCTACATGGACTACAAAAGCCTTTGTTGATGAAACAATTAATGACATTCGTAAAAAAGTTAAAGATAAGAAAGTATTGCTAGCCTTGTCTGGAGGAGTAGATTCTTCAACATTAGCCTTTTTACTACATCAAGCGATTGGTAGCAATTTAACTTGTATGTTTATTGACCAAGGTTTTATGAGAAAGGAAGAACCAGAACGTCTGGTAGATATATTTAGCAAACAATTCCATATCCCTGTTGAATACGTAAATGCGAGAGAACGTTTTATAAAGAAACTAGAAGGAATTGTTGATCCTGAGAAAAAACGTCATCTTATTGGTCATGAATTTATACAAGTATTTGAAGAAGAATCTCAGCGTCTTGGTCCTTTCGATTACTTAGCACAAGGGACACTTTACCCTGATGTGATAGAATCTGCAGATATCAATGCTACTCCTAATGCAGGTGAAAGAGTTGCTGTTAAAATTAAAAGTCATCACAATGTTGGAGGATTACCTAAGAATTTAAGATTTAAACTAGTGGAGCCCTTACGCAAATTATTTAAAGATGAAGTCCGAAAAGTCGGTCAGTCTATTGGCTTGCCAGAAGAGATTGTGCGACGTCATCCTTTTCCTGGACCAGGACTAGCTATTCGTATAATCGGGGAAGTTACTCGAGAACGTTTAAATATATTAAGAGATGCAGATTATATCGTAAGAGATGAGATAAGTAAGCAAGGCGCATATCACGATTTTTGGCAAGCATTTGCTGTATTGCTACCTATTCGGAGCGTTGGAGTAATGGGAGATAAACGTACTTATTCTCATCCAATAGTATTACGTCTTATTACTAGTGAGGATGGCATGACTGCAGACTGGGCAAGAGTTCCTTATGAACTTTTAGAAGTTATTTCTAATCGTATTGTTAATGAGGTAAGAGAAGTGAACCGTGTAGTTTACGATATAACTTCTAAGCCTCCAGGAACTATTGAATGGGAATAA
- a CDS encoding FAD-dependent oxidoreductase: MNSSNTTKIEYADVVIVGGGIAGIATAEFLARHSNLSIKLLEKASHLGTASSGKLEGWYHTGALYSGQDDAQTFINCVNGVEDLINFYTPYFVSQCNINLSERKTGFFTPSIMPRSGGWFNNSPVYLIHPQLNSPEIHLSRLKSDLTHINNQKERVIGRLEAAYGEQHNWLVDNKCTAPTYAQVESNEGIESSLKQSTATIRNLCNKFNLSYGINTNTYDYIKTLDCSMNTNKILRDLVSSSLRHGVDFEAGIKIEKLSIDNYGPIRLKSLLCETRKGLLKKFKARLFIFAVGNGFEPFLRDLQIRARLKRNKSAMVVAVPPLTDVNFFRMSTKNHFHFNHFFRQPNTSSQAYSILANSGYINNETNYEIDTDPILEAAERYFGNTNLYNRELYSYECTKTEFVSEEEQKRRYSYWIESRPNSNYMCILPGKFSFFPTVAYQAYQRIRTLLDFQEIKPQLKFQSTNDIEVKVSSLVANSYSFQISTNNHSSTIK, encoded by the coding sequence ATGAACTCATCTAACACCACAAAAATTGAATATGCTGATGTTGTTATTGTCGGCGGTGGTATAGCTGGAATAGCAACTGCAGAATTTTTAGCTCGTCACAGTAATTTATCTATCAAGCTTTTAGAAAAAGCTTCTCACCTAGGAACTGCATCGTCAGGAAAATTGGAAGGATGGTATCATACCGGAGCACTATATTCTGGACAAGATGATGCACAAACATTTATTAACTGTGTAAATGGAGTTGAAGATTTAATTAATTTTTACACCCCATATTTTGTTTCTCAGTGTAATATCAACTTGTCAGAAAGAAAGACTGGTTTCTTTACACCTTCAATTATGCCTAGATCAGGCGGTTGGTTTAACAATTCTCCAGTTTATTTAATTCATCCTCAACTTAACTCTCCGGAAATTCACCTCTCTCGTCTTAAAAGTGATCTAACACATATTAATAACCAAAAAGAGAGAGTCATAGGGAGACTAGAAGCTGCTTATGGAGAACAGCATAATTGGTTGGTTGATAACAAATGTACTGCTCCAACCTATGCTCAAGTTGAAAGCAATGAAGGAATAGAATCTTCTTTAAAACAATCAACAGCTACTATTCGCAATCTTTGTAATAAATTTAACTTGTCCTATGGAATAAACACTAATACTTATGACTATATTAAAACTTTAGATTGTTCTATGAATACCAATAAAATTTTGAGGGATCTAGTATCTAGTTCTCTTAGGCATGGTGTAGATTTTGAAGCAGGAATTAAAATTGAAAAATTGTCAATTGATAATTATGGCCCTATTCGATTAAAAAGCTTATTATGTGAGACTAGAAAAGGATTATTAAAAAAATTTAAGGCGCGATTATTTATTTTTGCTGTTGGTAATGGATTTGAACCTTTCTTACGGGATTTGCAGATTAGAGCAAGATTAAAACGTAATAAAAGTGCTATGGTAGTTGCTGTTCCTCCTCTTACTGATGTAAATTTTTTTAGAATGTCTACTAAGAATCATTTTCATTTCAATCATTTTTTCCGACAACCAAATACTAGTAGTCAAGCATACTCGATATTAGCCAATTCTGGTTACATTAATAATGAAACAAATTATGAGATCGATACTGATCCGATTTTAGAGGCAGCGGAACGTTATTTTGGTAATACGAATTTGTATAATAGAGAATTATATAGCTATGAATGTACGAAAACTGAATTTGTTAGTGAAGAAGAGCAGAAACGACGTTATAGTTATTGGATTGAATCCAGGCCAAATAGCAACTATATGTGTATCTTACCAGGCAAATTTTCTTTTTTCCCCACTGTAGCTTACCAAGCTTATCAAAGGATTAGAACCTTATTGGATTTTCAAGAAATAAAACCTCAATTAAAATTTCAATCTACCAATGATATTGAAGTTAAAGTTAGTAGTTTAGTAGCTAATTCATATTCTTTTCAAATCTCTACAAACAACCATTCCTCTACTATCAAATAG
- a CDS encoding PspA/IM30 family protein, producing MGLFDRLSRVVRANLNDLVSKAEDPEKVLEQTLVDMSEDLVQLKQAFAQSLSSQKRIESQYKKSLMEANNWEQRAKLAISRKEEDLAREALVRKKSYSETALTLNEQLNQQNTQLETMRHNLATLESKIGEAKTKKNILIARSKAAKATQSLQKTMSGLDTSTSMSAFERMENKVLDMEAQSQSIGELAAAGVEGQFAQLEAGSEVDEELAMLKSQISGSSPSKGILPESIEDNDSSSKDQITDDEELEKLKRELNNM from the coding sequence ATGGGACTATTTGATCGTCTAAGTCGGGTTGTGAGAGCTAATCTTAACGATCTTGTCAGTAAAGCAGAAGATCCAGAAAAAGTTTTAGAACAGACACTTGTTGACATGAGTGAAGATTTAGTTCAATTAAAACAAGCATTTGCTCAAAGTCTTAGTTCCCAAAAACGGATCGAATCACAATATAAAAAATCACTTATGGAGGCTAATAACTGGGAACAGAGAGCAAAATTAGCTATATCAAGAAAAGAAGAAGATCTTGCAAGAGAAGCATTAGTCCGTAAAAAATCTTACTCTGAAACTGCTTTAACTCTCAATGAACAGCTTAATCAACAAAATACTCAACTTGAAACAATGCGTCACAATTTAGCGACTCTAGAGAGTAAAATTGGAGAAGCTAAAACTAAAAAAAATATTCTGATTGCTCGTTCAAAAGCAGCAAAAGCTACTCAATCTTTACAAAAAACGATGAGCGGATTAGATACAAGTACTTCTATGTCTGCCTTTGAACGTATGGAGAATAAAGTCTTGGATATGGAGGCTCAATCCCAATCTATTGGAGAACTAGCAGCAGCTGGAGTAGAAGGACAATTCGCTCAACTAGAAGCTGGTAGCGAAGTAGATGAAGAATTGGCAATGTTAAAATCTCAAATATCTGGTTCTAGTCCTTCAAAAGGTATTTTACCTGAATCAATCGAAGATAATGATTCTTCTTCAAAAGATCAAATCACTGATGATGAGGAATTAGAAAAACTTAAACGAGAATTAAATAATATGTAG
- the dusB gene encoding tRNA dihydrouridine synthase DusB: MSLNSRVLQSPLAGVTDLVFRKLVRRYSPKSMIYTEMINATELCHLGRTQQLINIEIEQKPIGIQIFDSRYHFMVEAAKRIEIQGAQVIDINMGCPVNKITKKGGGSSLLKQPKTAKKIISEIAKAVKIPVTVKTRIGWNDNTINILDFAKMMEDAGACMLTIHARTRNQGYTGTPYWQWIRKIKENLLIPIIANGNIFSVEDAVKCLEMTNADGVMCSRGTLGYPFLVGEIDHFFKTGRSFATITPQQRLGCAKEHLQELWEHKGNQGIYQGRKHLLWYCQGFPGAPELRKEIIKIQNIEEGYKLLDKSIELCL, translated from the coding sequence TTGAGTCTTAACAGCAGAGTTTTACAATCACCTTTAGCTGGAGTAACAGATTTAGTATTTCGTAAGTTAGTTCGACGTTATTCTCCTAAATCTATGATTTATACCGAAATGATCAATGCAACAGAACTATGTCATTTAGGAAGAACGCAACAACTTATTAATATCGAGATTGAACAAAAGCCAATCGGAATACAAATATTTGATTCTCGTTACCACTTTATGGTGGAAGCTGCTAAAAGAATAGAAATTCAGGGTGCACAAGTAATTGATATAAATATGGGATGTCCAGTTAATAAGATTACGAAGAAAGGAGGAGGATCTTCATTATTAAAGCAGCCAAAAACAGCCAAAAAAATTATTTCTGAAATTGCGAAAGCAGTAAAAATACCTGTTACTGTAAAGACAAGAATTGGCTGGAACGATAATACAATTAACATATTAGATTTCGCAAAAATGATGGAAGATGCTGGAGCTTGCATGTTAACCATTCATGCAAGAACTAGAAATCAGGGATATACTGGAACTCCTTATTGGCAATGGATCAGAAAGATTAAAGAAAACTTACTTATTCCAATCATAGCGAACGGAAATATTTTTTCTGTTGAAGATGCAGTGAAATGCTTAGAAATGACAAATGCAGATGGAGTTATGTGTTCTAGAGGAACCTTAGGTTATCCATTCCTCGTAGGAGAAATCGATCATTTTTTTAAAACAGGTCGTTCCTTTGCTACAATAACTCCTCAACAAAGATTGGGATGTGCCAAAGAACACCTACAAGAGCTTTGGGAACACAAAGGTAATCAAGGCATTTATCAAGGGAGAAAACATCTTCTCTGGTATTGCCAAGGATTCCCTGGTGCACCAGAATTAAGGAAAGAAATTATAAAAATTCAAAATATAGAGGAAGGATATAAGTTGTTAGATAAAAGTATTGAGTTATGTCTATAA
- a CDS encoding tetratricopeptide repeat protein, giving the protein MTELSLCMIVKNEEERLSKCLDSIKGLVDEIIVLDTGSTDKTIEVAQKFGATVPVFEWNNDFSAARNEALKYVNKDWVLVLDADEILNKEAIPQIKESIAQKDNLVINLVRFEVGASQSPYSLVSRLFRKHSSISFFRPYHSSIDESVAKLLRIENRWKVVDLPIVSIHHYGYTPSQILSLSKHARAKEAMESFLKKYPYDSYTCSKLGALYSQAGREKQAIKLFKQGLKFSPNNAHILFELHYHLGNIYAKTNNNEQAIKHYKKAVAQDVMDYLKLGAYNNYGVVLQNIKSFKDAARVYETTLKIDPSFLTGYYNLAIVLSTMGNLTNSVIIYEKLISLNPNCAETYQNLGVVLFKLRKISKSSEAFHKAIDLYELQNKQTEASMLRDKLQEIGI; this is encoded by the coding sequence ATGACAGAACTTAGTCTTTGCATGATTGTTAAAAATGAGGAAGAAAGGTTATCTAAATGTCTAGATAGTATTAAAGGACTAGTCGATGAAATTATAGTTTTAGATACTGGTTCAACCGATAAGACTATAGAAGTTGCTCAAAAGTTCGGGGCAACTGTTCCTGTCTTTGAGTGGAATAACGATTTTTCAGCAGCACGAAACGAAGCATTAAAATACGTTAACAAAGATTGGGTATTAGTTCTTGATGCTGATGAAATTTTGAACAAAGAAGCTATTCCGCAAATCAAAGAATCCATTGCTCAAAAAGATAACTTAGTGATTAATTTAGTACGCTTTGAAGTGGGAGCGTCCCAATCACCTTATTCTTTAGTTTCTCGCCTGTTTCGTAAGCATTCAAGTATTTCCTTTTTTCGCCCATATCATTCCTCTATAGATGAGAGCGTAGCTAAGTTACTAAGAATAGAGAATCGTTGGAAAGTTGTAGATCTTCCTATAGTCTCTATCCATCATTATGGCTATACTCCAAGTCAAATTCTATCTTTAAGCAAACATGCTCGTGCTAAAGAAGCAATGGAAAGTTTTTTAAAAAAATATCCATATGACTCATATACTTGCAGTAAGTTAGGAGCCTTATATTCTCAAGCGGGTAGAGAAAAGCAGGCTATTAAGTTATTTAAACAAGGTTTGAAATTTAGCCCAAATAACGCTCACATATTATTTGAACTACATTATCACTTAGGTAATATATATGCTAAGACGAACAATAACGAACAAGCTATAAAACATTATAAAAAGGCAGTAGCTCAAGATGTTATGGATTATTTAAAGCTGGGTGCGTATAATAATTATGGAGTTGTATTACAGAATATAAAAAGTTTTAAAGATGCAGCTAGAGTTTATGAAACAACTTTAAAAATTGATCCTAGCTTTTTAACCGGCTACTATAATCTTGCTATAGTTTTAAGCACTATGGGCAATTTAACAAATTCTGTAATTATCTATGAAAAGCTAATTTCTCTAAATCCTAATTGTGCTGAAACCTATCAGAATCTAGGAGTAGTTTTATTTAAGTTAAGGAAAATTTCTAAAAGTTCTGAAGCATTTCATAAAGCTATAGACTTGTATGAATTACAAAATAAACAGACAGAAGCAAGTATGTTACGTGATAAGCTACAAGAAATAGGTATTTGA
- the pgsA gene encoding CDP-diacylglycerol--glycerol-3-phosphate 3-phosphatidyltransferase → MNIPNWITVSRLIGVFFLFYFLITPVFFSRWISLVTFLTIASTDWVDGYLARKMNQVTELGKFLDPLVDKVFIISTLSGLVIVERISIWGVILIIFREIAITFYRINSIKNKRGPKEANIWGKFKTFSQVIAIAFLIAPLPQDWDNFSNILFWISVILTLVSGLIYVIPDIGLKKNKTKDM, encoded by the coding sequence ATGAACATTCCTAATTGGATTACTGTCAGCCGTTTAATAGGAGTTTTTTTTCTCTTTTATTTTTTAATTACACCTGTTTTCTTTAGTCGTTGGATAAGTCTAGTAACTTTTCTTACTATAGCTTCTACAGATTGGGTAGATGGATATTTAGCTAGAAAAATGAACCAAGTTACCGAGTTAGGTAAGTTTCTTGATCCTTTAGTGGACAAAGTTTTTATAATTTCAACTTTGTCAGGCTTAGTAATAGTAGAACGAATTTCTATATGGGGAGTAATCTTAATAATATTTAGAGAGATAGCAATAACTTTTTATCGAATTAATAGTATTAAAAACAAAAGAGGTCCTAAAGAAGCTAACATTTGGGGTAAATTTAAAACCTTTAGTCAAGTAATAGCTATTGCTTTTCTTATTGCACCTCTTCCCCAAGACTGGGATAATTTTAGTAATATATTATTTTGGATATCTGTAATCTTGACATTAGTGTCAGGATTAATTTATGTTATTCCTGATATTGGGCTGAAAAAGAATAAAACTAAAGATATGTAA
- a CDS encoding TldD/PmbA family protein, with product MSLTLLTSKEIPQLIYQPNREHFDETWQKPLSILLGLGRAAGADFLEFFLERTNYLSCLAEEEIITAISPSLSSGAGIRIFKGKADCYVSTNNISFKGLRVALEKGLSILGLSLPSSNAYVSEVNLELLRDYTISKQKESWLLKCIPVEEIQQILLSANQAITDKVNHIQSRRSTYFRNWQEVLVASSDGTFARDIRLTQSVGYSLFCADREHRSSINKRFGDTSNINFLREWNYENASEEIAESAGRMLHADFVESGNYPIVMANKFGGVIFHEACGHLLETTQIEAHTTPFIDKKGHKIAHENLTAWDEGVSDKAFGSIDMDDEGMPSQRTLLIENGILKNFLSDRAGYLRTGFPRTGSGRRQSYAYAPASRMRNTYIAPGNYSTNDIFASIDKGIYCKQMGGGSVGVTGEFNFCVSEGYLIEKGKLTKPLKGATLIGIAQNIMNEISMCSQDLEYAPGFCGSTSGSIYVTVGQPHIKVDKITVGGR from the coding sequence ATGTCATTGACTCTATTAACATCAAAGGAAATTCCTCAACTAATTTATCAACCCAACCGTGAGCACTTTGATGAAACTTGGCAAAAACCGTTGAGTATCTTACTAGGGTTAGGAAGAGCTGCAGGAGCAGATTTTTTAGAATTTTTTTTAGAAAGGACTAACTATCTAAGTTGCTTAGCAGAAGAGGAAATTATTACAGCTATTTCTCCCTCTTTGTCTTCTGGCGCTGGGATACGTATTTTTAAAGGGAAAGCTGATTGCTATGTAAGTACTAATAATATCTCATTTAAAGGCCTCAGAGTAGCCTTGGAAAAAGGGTTATCTATTTTAGGCTTAAGTTTACCCTCTTCTAATGCTTATGTTTCAGAAGTAAATTTAGAGTTATTAAGAGATTACACTATAAGTAAGCAAAAAGAATCATGGCTACTAAAATGTATTCCAGTTGAGGAAATACAACAAATTTTACTTTCAGCAAACCAGGCTATTACTGACAAGGTCAATCATATTCAATCTCGTCGTTCTACTTATTTTAGAAATTGGCAAGAAGTTTTAGTTGCTTCTAGTGATGGTACCTTTGCTAGAGATATTCGTCTTACTCAATCTGTTGGCTACTCTTTATTTTGTGCAGACAGAGAGCATCGTAGCTCAATAAATAAACGTTTTGGTGATACTAGTAATATTAATTTTTTAAGGGAGTGGAATTATGAAAATGCATCAGAGGAAATTGCAGAATCTGCTGGAAGAATGTTACACGCTGATTTTGTTGAATCAGGTAATTATCCTATAGTTATGGCTAATAAGTTTGGTGGAGTAATTTTCCATGAGGCTTGTGGACATCTTTTGGAAACTACCCAAATAGAAGCTCATACAACTCCTTTTATAGATAAAAAGGGACACAAAATTGCTCATGAAAATTTAACGGCTTGGGACGAAGGAGTATCGGATAAAGCTTTTGGAAGTATTGATATGGATGATGAAGGAATGCCTTCTCAAAGAACTCTTTTAATAGAAAATGGTATTCTAAAAAACTTTTTATCTGATCGTGCTGGTTATCTTCGCACTGGTTTTCCTCGTACAGGTAGTGGAAGACGCCAAAGCTATGCCTATGCTCCAGCATCTCGAATGCGTAATACATATATCGCTCCTGGTAATTATTCTACAAATGATATTTTTGCTTCTATAGATAAAGGAATTTACTGTAAACAAATGGGTGGTGGTAGTGTTGGAGTTACAGGCGAGTTCAATTTTTGCGTTTCTGAAGGATATCTAATTGAAAAAGGAAAATTAACAAAACCTTTGAAAGGAGCAACTTTAATTGGAATAGCTCAAAATATAATGAACGAAATTTCAATGTGTTCACAAGATTTAGAGTATGCTCCAGGATTTTGTGGTTCTACAAGTGGTAGTATATATGTCACTGTTGGTCAGCCACACATTAAAGTTGATAAGATTACCGTAGGTGGTCGCTAA
- a CDS encoding alpha/beta fold hydrolase → MPTIKILGVSHTYELTSYPSNSSAPVLIFVHGWLLSRQYWSPLIKRLSKKYSCLIYDIRGFGDSQPIKGFSSQNLQISSPYALETYAKDLIILLEKLKIHRSWLIGHSIGGSIALWGAELCPEKIQGVVCLNVGGGIYLKEEFERFRLVRKQLVKYKPPWLSNVPLINILFSKMMVTDPIASRWGKQKVTDLMRADSIAALGSLLNSTTETEVHILPQIVARLAQPVYFFAGRQDTLIEPQYVRYLASFHKLFSFQGKNVIDLPNCGHMSMVDQPELLGEKMLGIFVTHKF, encoded by the coding sequence ATGCCAACTATAAAAATTTTAGGAGTTTCTCATACTTATGAGTTAACTTCATATCCCTCTAATTCTTCTGCACCTGTTCTAATTTTTGTTCATGGTTGGTTATTAAGTCGCCAATATTGGTCCCCTCTCATTAAAAGACTTTCTAAAAAATATTCTTGTCTTATCTATGATATTAGAGGATTTGGAGATTCCCAGCCTATTAAAGGTTTTTCATCTCAAAATTTACAAATATCTTCTCCGTATGCTCTGGAAACTTATGCAAAAGATTTAATTATTCTATTAGAAAAATTAAAAATTCATAGAAGTTGGTTAATAGGTCACTCTATTGGGGGAAGTATTGCATTGTGGGGAGCTGAACTTTGTCCAGAAAAAATTCAAGGAGTGGTTTGCTTAAATGTTGGTGGTGGGATATATCTTAAAGAAGAGTTTGAACGATTTCGTCTAGTTAGAAAACAATTAGTTAAATATAAACCACCTTGGTTATCAAATGTTCCTTTAATTAACATCCTTTTCTCAAAAATGATGGTAACGGATCCTATAGCAAGTAGGTGGGGAAAACAGAAAGTAACAGACTTAATGAGAGCTGATTCAATAGCTGCATTAGGCTCTTTATTAAATTCAACAACTGAAACAGAAGTCCATATATTGCCACAAATTGTTGCACGTCTAGCACAACCGGTATATTTTTTTGCTGGAAGACAAGATACTTTAATCGAACCTCAATATGTAAGATACTTAGCTAGTTTTCATAAACTTTTTAGCTTCCAAGGTAAAAATGTTATTGATCTTCCAAACTGCGGGCATATGTCTATGGTAGATCAGCCAGAACTTTTAGGAGAGAAAATGTTAGGAATTTTTGTAACGCATAAGTTTTAA
- the yidD gene encoding membrane protein insertion efficiency factor YidD has translation MDLKSISTKILLILIRNYKTYISPLLPPSCRFQPTCSEYMLEAIERFGPLYGTLLGIKRIFRCNPFSVSRYDPVPLKVKK, from the coding sequence ATGGATCTTAAATCTATTAGCACAAAAATATTACTGATTTTAATTAGAAATTATAAAACATACATCTCTCCACTTCTGCCTCCTAGTTGTCGATTTCAACCAACATGTTCAGAATATATGTTAGAAGCCATAGAAAGATTTGGACCTCTATATGGTACTTTATTAGGGATCAAGAGAATTTTTCGTTGCAACCCTTTTAGTGTCTCAAGATATGATCCTGTACCGCTTAAAGTCAAAAAATAA
- the rsmI gene encoding 16S rRNA (cytidine(1402)-2'-O)-methyltransferase has translation MIDKKKLNSGTLYVVGTPIGNLEDITLRAIRVLKSADLIAAEDTRHTAKLLNYFKITTPKISYHQHNYVIRQDELVSKLEQGNIIALVSDAGMPGISDPGYDLICSCIIKNIPVVPVPGPTAVITALITSGLPSDRFVFEGFLPIKAQARQERLNLLKKESRTIIIYESPHRLLKTLINFIEIFGDDHRITIGRELTKYYEEFWRGNLKEAVLHYKEVKNIKGEFTLVLSGCSQNNLLDLNIEQVKCEFLKLLDKGMTRSQASKYLATTVNFSRRQIYEMSLSD, from the coding sequence ATGATAGACAAAAAAAAATTAAACTCAGGAACTTTATATGTGGTAGGGACACCTATAGGTAATTTAGAAGATATAACATTACGAGCAATTAGGGTTCTAAAATCAGCTGATTTAATTGCAGCGGAAGATACTCGTCATACCGCTAAACTTCTAAATTATTTCAAAATAACTACTCCTAAAATTAGTTATCATCAACATAATTATGTAATTCGTCAAGATGAATTAGTAAGTAAATTAGAACAAGGAAATATAATTGCTTTAGTAAGCGATGCTGGGATGCCAGGTATCTCTGATCCCGGTTATGATTTAATATGCTCATGTATTATTAAGAATATTCCTGTAGTTCCAGTTCCCGGCCCTACAGCAGTTATTACGGCTCTTATAACTTCAGGATTACCTAGTGATCGTTTTGTTTTTGAGGGTTTCTTACCTATCAAAGCTCAAGCAAGACAAGAACGACTTAACTTGTTAAAAAAAGAAAGTCGTACAATCATTATTTATGAATCTCCCCATCGCTTGTTAAAAACTTTAATTAATTTTATAGAAATATTTGGTGACGATCATAGAATCACTATAGGAAGGGAGTTGACTAAGTATTATGAAGAATTTTGGAGAGGCAATTTAAAAGAAGCTGTATTACATTACAAAGAAGTTAAGAATATTAAGGGAGAATTTACATTAGTTTTATCTGGCTGTTCTCAAAATAACTTATTAGATTTAAATATCGAACAGGTAAAATGTGAGTTCCTAAAATTATTGGATAAAGGAATGACGAGATCTCAGGCAAGCAAGTATTTAGCTACAACAGTAAATTTTTCTCGTCGTCAAATTTATGAAATGTCTTTAAGTGACTAA